The Drosophila sulfurigaster albostrigata strain 15112-1811.04 chromosome 3, ASM2355843v2, whole genome shotgun sequence genomic sequence CACTGCTGAACAGCTGACTGCTGTATTTATTGAATGGTCACCCTGAAATGTTACAACTGAGCAAAGGCGCGTAATTTAAAATGTCTTAAGACTTTTCGACAGAGTAAAATCTGCacagaaaaattaatattcactAATTTTTTATCACGATCACAATATGACAcagattatatttaaaacagtcgaactaaataaatgtattataaatgttattttatatggcatacaaaatctatatttaataaaattagtatACTAATATTTTCATCATCATAAGTTTTCTcgaatatattaatattcaagACAAACTACCAAACGTAGCTCTTTCTCGTTCCTGTCGCACTGACAGACTATGGAATTTTCCATAGAAATGctgtgttttatatttataaacaaactaGCAAaagctctctctccctctctctcaatAGCGTCCGTccagttatttatatttaagtgaTCTTGATACGTTATTATGTTTGTGAGCGAGTCTAGTGATAACGTCTGGTTTGCTGTCATTCAAAGCTCCCACTAGCTTCGCATGTAAAATCTAAATGGAAAGACGGCTTACATTCACATATGCTTGCTTGTATATGGATGTGTGTGTCTATATACGATAATACCGGTGCTTTAATAGAAAACAGCTGTTTATTTATTCTCGTTTTagttatgtaaatatgtaaatgtaatatGCAGTAATAACAGTGGAAATAATTGAGCAAATTCCTTTAGAATTCCAAATGGAATGGATAGTATTTGCTCTTAATAGCATGCTCCATGGGGATCAGACGTTCTCCGGTGTGATAAGAGTCCAACACGGCATGATCAGCTGCAtccaatttaaaatcaaagaTGTTGAAATTCTCCTCAATGCGCTTGGGATTCGATGATTTTGGCAGTGGCACAGTGCCAATTTCAATctgaaataaaagaattttgaTCTAGGAAACAGTTGGGAATTGATGTAAAGAGAACTTACCAAATAACGCAGCACAACTTGAGCCGTGGACTTCTTGTATTTGTCCGCAATAGCTTGAACCTTATCATCATAGATGAAGTTGGGTTGCTTCTTGGCGGGATCAGGTCTGCCCAGGGGACAGTAGGCGGTGACAACAATATCGTGTTGTTTGcacaatgcaattaatttcttCTGATTCAGCGCTGGATGACATTCGATCTAAGGGCGAGAAAAGGAATCAAGTTGTTAgatcacttttgtttttatagtattAGAGACCGCAAGAGTTTCACCTGATTATGAATGGGCTTGATCTTGCTATTGGCCAACAGACGTGTCAATTGCTCCGAATTGAAATTGGAGACGCCAATGCTCTTGGTCAAGCCCAGCTCAACGAGCTTCTCCATGGCACGCCAGGTGTCCAGATAGTCAATGTCGCTAAGGGATTAAGAGATTTAGAAAAATTCTTGTGGATTTTAGAGCTTTACTTACTTGAGTTCCACCTCACCCTTGGCATCGGTTGGCATCATTTCATTGTCGCCACGATAGACATAGGAGTAGGGCCAGTGCATCAGATACAGATCCACATACTCCAAGCCGAAGTTCGCCAACGTCTTGCGGCAAGCGGCCTCAACGCGTTCCGGTTCATGGAAGTGGCACCACAACTAAGCAAAGAATAGGAAGACAGTTAGTCCTCTAACTGTGCCAAAGGTCAAACAAGACTTGAACTTACCTTGGTTGTGATGAAGATGTCCTCACGCTTGATGACGCCCTCGgcaattttcttttgcacCGCAGCGCCCACTTCAGCCTCATTCTCGTAGAAGTAGGCGGTATCTATGTGCCGGTAGCCCACGTCAATTGCATGCAACGTTGCCCGCTCGCAATCGCCGCCAAGTGACTGCAATCACGTAAAACGTATAAAAATTAGCGCTAATTGTAagtcataaaaaaaactgtaaCACTGCGATGTCATTCTATGACAGGCATTTTCTGATAAGCTCGGGAATTTCGATCAAAATACAGATCGGTGGTAATCTTACCGTATACGTGCCCAGACCGATTGACTGGATTTGTGTGCCATTGTTGTTCTTAACGTAGAGAGCTTTCGATGCCGACATGTTGCAGATTCTATCGCAGCTGCTGTTCAACTGTTGCTCATTAGCGTCACTTAGCTTTATTTTATAAGTGCCAGCGAAAGCTTTGAGTGTTCTAAAAAAGCTTTGAGTAGAGTCGAGCATAGGCGAACGTTGGAGACGCTATGCAGAAAGGTAATAAATAGTcatagattttaaataaagcaaaaaaggaatactaattttgttattgagtaataaataatcatagattttaaataaagtaaaaaggtaataattctttttattaagtaataatcattgattttaaatacatCATAAAaggaatattatttttattatgtaataaataattataaattttaaataaagcagAAAACGAATTTTGTCTCAAAGTTTCAAAGTTCtcgaaacaaaattaatttaaattataccataattcaattacagaattatttaaatttaattttcacgTTCAAGAACAAGACGAAATATGATACTTTACTTTacctaattaaaaaaagatataaacATTGCAAAAGTCAAGTGCTGTAAAATAAACAGTTACTTCAGTAACTATACTGGTAATGGAaagaatgcaaatttaattaaaaactttcatTCTAGTAAATATTACAACTTTCTTGATAGcaaaatcatattaaaaat encodes the following:
- the LOC133844474 gene encoding aldo-keto reductase family 1 member B1, with the translated sequence MSASKALYVKNNNGTQIQSIGLGTYTSLGGDCERATLHAIDVGYRHIDTAYFYENEAEVGAAVQKKIAEGVIKREDIFITTKLWCHFHEPERVEAACRKTLANFGLEYVDLYLMHWPYSYVYRGDNEMMPTDAKGEVELNDIDYLDTWRAMEKLVELGLTKSIGVSNFNSEQLTRLLANSKIKPIHNQIECHPALNQKKLIALCKQHDIVVTAYCPLGRPDPAKKQPNFIYDDKVQAIADKYKKSTAQVVLRYLIEIGTVPLPKSSNPKRIEENFNIFDFKLDAADHAVLDSYHTGERLIPMEHAIKSKYYPFHLEF